From Xyrauchen texanus isolate HMW12.3.18 chromosome 15, RBS_HiC_50CHRs, whole genome shotgun sequence:
ATGATGTTTACTACTAAAATTCATTTTTTGTATCATATACAAAATCCTAAattcatgaaaatgtatattcagTCAATCTAGCTTATTTCTCTCCTATATAGGCTACATTAAAAAAGTACAACAGTGTGAAAAGGTATGCAGTGCAAATTACAGACAGGACAAACCTGTAAacaataacacataataaatgggtaaattaaattaattgcagtGTAACATGGtactactatttatttattaaattattacacatttcttaattcaaatgtattttacgtCTCAATATTAATTTGTTTCCACATggccatttaaaggtgcactcagtaagttttgtCTTTGCgtgatcttggacttacagtgacacctagtggcgtggatgcagcatcatttaaaatcactagttttcagtttcagatgtcattgtgtaaatagtattcacagtcagccatgattactttaatcaatgagtcaaagtgtcaaataacaggacagttactgagattaagtgagtagtagttctgctggtcatgtgattccaacatggcagcccccatgtgtggaccctctccatgtagaataaaacggcttttataaggttactgatatgactggagttttcatttcaatgtgagtgctcatgatttcctacatatattacaaaattacaatgaatgtTTTTAGGAGTTCAACCTTTTTAACGAGGAAACaattactgagtacacctttaaagtAAAATTGAAAAAGTTAAAATGAGTTTAAAAATGACCATATACACTTctatattcatatacattttaacctaaaatgttGATCAACAACACAATCCATAGACACAGTATGCATCAACTacccaattacaaaaaaataaaagcagttcataataataataaccttaCACGGCATTACTTTAATAAAGTCTCCCAGCAATGCctaaaagaaaaactaaatgcTTGTGGATGTGTTTCACACACAGCGTTAAATTAAAATCATCTGTGCTCTTGTGTTTCATGTGCTCATGATGTTATGCAGCACATGATGGGCAGTTTCACTGAAGTCCTGGGACAGATCGCTATTGTTTGTGCTTCAGATACTTTTACTGAGAGTTACAGCTAGTAATGGATTTTAAAGCGGTGAAATTGCTTTTTTGTGTCATTTGTCTGGCGCAGGCAACCCTTGAGCAGAGctcaacaaagaaaaaaaatggaaaaaaaggtaaaaaatgaTTTCATTAAGCAAACAACAAACTCTCTTTGTTTAGGTTCTTATAAACAGACCATTTCTATTAAAACGTttctaaaagtacaaatattgcataaaagaatgagtaaaatgccatttaaaataGTTTGTGTATCTGATGTCATTTACACACCCACATGTTTCTTCTGCATTTGTGGTGGGTTTTTGTGCATTGTGCAGTTGAGCATGtaaaagttacatttataaaacttaagatgttacaaaatgtgtatagagAAGAACTATGgtcatttgaaatgttttctgTAGATCAGGTTTTTTGTAAATGAATGTTGTCAATTGAATATGTTTTTTATAGATGATGTATAAATTGTGTTCTTATGTGCTGGTTTACACCTCAGAGTCTGCTAACAGTGCTGCTATTGAGGAGCTGAAGAAGCAGATAGAAGAGATTGTGAAGGATCTGAATCTGTTGAAGGAACAGCAAGCTTTGCAAACAGGTACAGAATCAAGCTCTGTCTCATAACTTACATAACGAGAATGGAAAATGTAACTGAAATATGTATTGCACAGTCATCACTGACCCAGTTTAAAATGCTCTAATTTCTTGTCCTACGTTTCTCTCCATCACTTTACCACTCAATGGACTTTAATCAATATAAGGGCTCAGGATTTGTCTAGTTAGCAGTTAGATAGATGGCATAACTACACTATCTGAACCCAAACAACATCTTTCTCCATTACTGCCATTCACAAGCCATGTGTTCtgatgaaatcacattttttgaTAGCAACTCACAGCAACGctgagaatgcaatgcatacttGTCAGAATACAAATACACATCGAGATTGCATAGCTAAAAGCGTCTGTTCACTCACTTCAGTAGACTGGACCTGAAGGTCTTAGTCAATGTCTAATGTTCACAAACATTGTGTCAAATTACATACTGACAAAAAAGGGAAAGCAGCTCCATTGAAAATACTAAACTAATACACTACTTAATGCAGTTATGTTTGAGATGTGAACATAATTACTGTATATTGCATAAAGTCCAAGTGATATTCAACACAGTCATCAAAAAGTGAAATGGTCACATTGCTGTCAAATGTTTAAATAGATTCAGACTTCTAACGGATGATGTTTATTCAACATGGTTTTTACTGGCTTGCTCAATGAACTTATTTCAAATGAgctaaaacaaatgtattagcATTTAGTCTCTACTTCATTTTTACTGTGTACAAACCATGTTCACTCAATCCAGTTGTGTCGGGACTATGTGAGTAATATATGTTGCATCAATGTATTTCTGAAACCGAGCAGGGGATTTCcaattcccagcatgctttgcatgggaatggattgggagagtacattttcaaattaaatgttcttttaatgtatttctacacAAAATGAAATGCTTTTCTCATGACGTAAATACAGAGGGATCGTCAGTATAATGACTGATTGGGGATCTGTAAACTCTGTTTACCATGTGGCACCATGTGTTTGTTGCTAGCTAGCAAGCTGTAAGGTTTAATAGAGTTATTTAAACAGATCAAATTTAAGTTAGGTTAACTCAATTCATTTAGGTTTTCTCTATTTACTCAAGTATTGGAGTAGAGCCTACATTGTAATTTCATTTATAAAAGAAactcattttcattgtgtggaatCAAGCTAAACTGACAAATAATCAGTGTGAGTAAGGTCTAAAGACTTTTGTTGTTGATATACTTGTGCCTTGAAAACCTTTTCTCACTCGTATGATATATGTGAACGAGATTTGTGGAATTGAATGTTATCTGTTACGTGTTAGTCACAGTTCATAATCACAAGACCGTGTCCGTGTGAGTTGTGAAGGGTAGCGACCTTGGCCTGCCCAGCTTGATCTCATTATTATACGTAGCTATTCGTagataacatttaaatgtacattttgtatgtTTGCATATAGGCGTTGATTCATACTATATGgatgtattgacagcatctaacgTTTAATATTTACAAATCCtgtatattataaaaacatttgtatagtTACTTTTGaactgttttatagatatttcagATCActtaaccctacacctaaacctaactataaCCATTTCTTAATGATATACAAAAAACATAAGAAGATACATTTAATCACAACAGTTTATTCAGATAATAAAAAATAGCTTTAGCTTTGTGTGAGGTCTGAGAAATAACTCatcatttgatattttattattttttctgccaatttatgatattcaatatatatccaGATATTATGTATTAAGTAGATTCAAATATTTAATGCATGGTCAAAatcttgttaaaaataataaaggcatgttttccagtttttgtttttttaaatgatatttagtATAGTATATATGTGGGAAACAGTCAAatgcattattacaatataatactgaataagtattactattattttaaatataagatttgttttataatacaggaatgcatcttttttctgctaaacacaaatgaagatttttagaagaatatctctgtaggtcctcacagtgcaagttaatggtgaccagaacttttaaggtccaaaaagtaatccatatgactccagtggtttaatccatgtcttcagaagtgatatgattggtgtgggtatagtaataaggacttaaatattgatatgtttctgaCTGCAGCTAACCACCTTCAACtggtttaagttgtttttttttaagctttgtgGCCCTAAAAAGTGTTTTCTTTTTGGCATTTTTCTCTCCAGTTTGCCTGAAAGGCATCAAGATCCCCGGCAAATGTTTTCTTGCCGACACGATGAAGAAGACCTTTCATGTAGCCAACGATGATTGCATAGCAAAAGGTGGGACACTTAGCAGCCCTCTTTCTGGTGATGAGAATGACCAGCTGTACGCGTATGTCCGCCAGACCATCGGGCCAGAAGGGCACATCTGGTTGGGCATCAATGACATTTCCATGGAGGGGGAATGGACAGACCAGACTGGCTCCACCATACGCTTCAAGAACTGGGAATCAGAGATCACCCACCAACCTGATGGCGGCCGAAGTCAGAACTGTGCCATCCTCTCCACCACAGCCAATGGAAAGTGGTTTGATGACGACTGCCGTAATGCCAAGTCCTCCGTCTGCCAGTTCAACATTGTCTGAGCTCCTTGCTGTTTCAGCAGCGATGGGAGGACCAACTCCCTATTAATACCCatggttttgaaatgaaatgctcaacaaacacaaacagatgtgGTGTTTGGGTCTCCTTCACATACCTTCGGCAGTGCCGTGTAGTTCACATACTGCTTTTTGTAGCTGCATTTGCTAGAGttcaatattgaaaaaaaaaaaaacaaccagctTCAAATTATTGTCCCTTTTCTAGCGATACATCTCTAAAACCATCTGGCAAATATGCTCAAATGAATGTTTTTACACAGAGTTGATTTGTGGTGTTTGATCATTGATTTAGTgagtaatgaatgaatgaatacgcATTTGCCCAGATGTGATGTTGGAAGGCTGTTCCAACACCAAAGATGGTGGAAGGCAACTCTGCTGtagaagtcatttttttactataaattctcctccctgtccaataggtggtgatatgcatgaagaaagcaCGACTTTGAGAAGTTATTAAAATTTGTATCGAACAATTGTATGCTGAATTTCAATAATATTAAGGCGTTAAATATGATATAGCttataatcaaataaaaagcTAATGATTTATGCTAATGACCCTTAGCAGTCTgcttgacaaaaataaaataattatttgttcgATACTGTTATGGATGAGAGAGGCCCAGCCagtaaatacaatataatatactcGTCTTGGGCAAAACTTCTGACTCTGAGTGATTGATGAGGTAGTCAGTCCTCCCAACAGTGTAttcatgcatgtatgtgtataaatTACTCATgtatgttcaatttaatgtttgtttaaCGCTtaccaaaattaaccatggtgtgaCTATTTTAATTTTATGGTTACTACGGATTTATACAAATAACATGGTTATTCTTCTTTAATTAGCTTCAATGTTTTTTGTAAGTGACTTCTAGTGTagctaatttcttttttttttttttttaaagagtagctTGCCTGTAGTAAAACTACTTTAAGTTGTAAGTAGcctgtagcttccccaacactaacTCTCCACTGGCAGTATCTCACTCAAGTGCATCTTTTGTGAAAGCATCAGGAGGCTCAACTTACAATTGATTCCAATAGAGTTtattgttagcatgatgctaacctTATGACACAATAGTCTCATAATCACAAACATATACAGCACACATATATAGGATGGAATAGCCTATTAtaatagttttaattaaaaataaatgtatattcctcaatatattttgttattttatgaaatagacactcactgagtactttattaggaacataaacattaaaaatgtcaatatatatttatgttaaacagcaaaaaaaagtcacacccacaGCGTGGTAAACAAGACTTTTAcgcagttcacaaatggtcaaaacacaaaattgactaGAACATACATTTGAGCAAAGCTTCAATAAATGAAGCAAAAGTGCTTACCTTTGTTGAATTTGCTCCTCTGATGCTGACTGGGAGTGAAAGATGCTTTGCTGAAGCAATGGCACGAAACACAACGCTATTGATCTTTTATGCTATtatgagaagtgcaaaaatattttcggttcattatgaaactgtggcggGACAAATTAGAATGTGTCGGGCCACCACAGTCTACTgtaggtaattaatgggaaacactgcattTATCACAAGAACAGGCAACAATAAAGAAAACAATGCCACACTGTGCATGCTTTAGtggtatattaaataaataaccatTCAAAATCAACAAATCTTTTTTCACTGAAAAAGTAATAAACCAACCAATCTACCCTCCAAACTACAAAGTAGGCCTATGTTCAGTTGCAACAATTAGGCTAAGTGTGTTATGTGTACTGAGATGAAGGTAGCAGGATCATTCTCctgcttttaaaattaaaatgagatgAACAGTTAAACTTTAAATCTGAGCTTGTAAAGGACAGTACATTTTGGGTTACAGGAGTATCTATCTTAAATCTTTTGCTAATCAGGAAAAGTGGACGAATCATAACAGTGGACGAAtcatatatttgcaaatattttgtgAAGGGTGGGAGGTCGGCTAATGTTTCTGATATCCAAATATGATAGAATATTAACCACTCACTGTGccctttattagaaacactatggtcgGTATGAAGTGCCTGACGTGTTCTTCTACTGTTgaagcccattcgcctcaagaatcaatgtgttgtgcattctgagatgatattcttctcactacaattgtacagagtggttatctgagttactgtagactttctgtcttgaaccagtctggccattctctgttgacctctctcatca
This genomic window contains:
- the LOC127655554 gene encoding tetranectin-like: MDFKAVKLLFCVICLAQATLEQSSTKKKNGKKESANSAAIEELKKQIEEIVKDLNLLKEQQALQTVCLKGIKIPGKCFLADTMKKTFHVANDDCIAKGGTLSSPLSGDENDQLYAYVRQTIGPEGHIWLGINDISMEGEWTDQTGSTIRFKNWESEITHQPDGGRSQNCAILSTTANGKWFDDDCRNAKSSVCQFNIV